AGTGATAATTTTAGATATTTTTTAATAGGATTTTCATTAGCCTTAGCTCTTCATTTCATCTATGATCTATATCCTAGAGGATGGGGAGGAGGAGCTTTAATAAAAATACCTATTTTAAAAATAAGTTGTAATCCCAAAATGAGCAAACTAATACTTTTTTTCTCAATTGCAATAAGTATTCTTGTGGCTATATGTTATACTAAAAAATTAATGGAGTTCTATTATATTGGAGTTTTAGGTATAATAACTATATTAAAAGATACTGGTAAAGAGGAAAAATTATTCAGACCACTACTATCTTTTGTAGTTTTTGGATTAATAATTGGGTGTGTAAAATATAAGGAGCTATTTTTCTATTTGAGAGATAGTGTTTTTTATGTAAGTGATAAAATATCTATGTTTTTTTGAGTAAAATCATAGCTTTTCTTGACAATACTAGAGATAAAATAATATAATTTAAAGAAAATATAAATTTTGAAAGGAGAATAAAATAAACAGATGAGAGATATTAAAAATCTAGAATTAAAAGCAACAAATATAAGAAAATCTATTGTAAAAATGATTTGTGAAGCTAAATCAGGACATCCAGGAGGATCATTATCTGCTGCAGATATTTTAACAGCTCTATATTTTTCTGAAATGAACATAGATCCAGCTAATCCTAAAATGGAAAATAGAGATAGATTTGTTCTTTCTAAGGGGCATGCAGCTCCTGCTCTTTATGCTACTTTAGCTGAAAGAGGATATTTTAATAAAGAGGGATTAATGACTCTTAGACAATACGGGTCTATATTCCAAGGTCACCCAGATATGAAAAAAGTTCCAGGTGTTGAAATTTCAACAGGTTCATTAGGACAAGGATTATCAGTTGCTAATGGAATGGCATTAAATGCTAGAATTTCTGGACTTTCATATAGAACTTACATAATCCTAGGAGATGGAGAATTACAAGAGGGACAAGTTTGGGAAGCTGCTATGACTGCTGCTCACTACAAGCTTGATAACGTATGTGCTTTCTTAGACTTTAATAATCTTCAAATAGATGGAAATGTAGATAAAGTTATGGGTGTAGAACCTGTAGATGCTAAATGGGAAGCATTTGGTTGGAATGTAATAAAAATTGATGGACACAACTTTGAAGAGATATTAAATGCTTTAGATGAAGCTAAAAAAGTAAAAGGAAAACCAACTATTATCATTGCTAAAACTGTAAAAGGTAAAGGAGTATCATTTATGGAAAATGTATGTGGATTCCATGGGGTAGCTCCAACAAAAGAGGAAACTGAAAAAGCATTAGCAGAATTAGGAGGGAACAATTAATGAGTAAGAAATCTACAAGACAAGCTTATGGAGAGGCATTAGTAGAGTTAGGACAAATAAATAAAGATGTAGTAGTGTTAGATGCTGACCTTACAAAATCAACAAAAACAAATCTATTCCAAGAAAAATTTCCAGAAAGACACTTTAACGTAGGAATAGCTGAAGCTGACTTAATAGGAACAGCAGCAGGATTAGCAACATGTGGAAAGGTAGCTTTTGCATCTACATTCGCAATGTTTGCAGCAGGAAGAGGATTTGAGCAAATAAGAAATACAGTAGCTTATCCAAAATTAAATGTAAAGATAGCTCCAACTCATGCAGGAATATCAGTAGGAGAAGATGGAGGATCTCACCAATCAGTAGAGGATATAGCATTAATGAGATCAATACCAGGAATGGTAGTATTATCACCAGCAGATGCAGTAGAAACTAAGAAAATGGTATTTGCAGCAGCAGAATACAATGGACCAGTATATATAAGAATGGGAAGATTAGATGTAGATACAATATTTGATGAGGCTACATATGATTTCCAAATAGGAATAGCAAATACATTAAGAGATGGAAAAGATGTAACAATAGCAGCAACAGGATTAATGACAGCTGAAGCATTAAAGGCGGCAGATATATTAGCTCAAGAGGGAATATCTGTAAGAGTAATCAACGTAGGAACAATCAAACCACTAGATGGAGAAACAATATTAAAGGCAGCTCAAGAGACAAAATTCATAATAACAGCTGAAGAGCACTCAGTAATAGGAGGATTAGGATCAGCAGTATCAGAATTTTTATCAGAAGTACATCCAACAAAAGTAAAGAAATTAGGAATTTATGATAAGTTTGGACAAAGTGGAAAAGCAAATGAGCTTTTAGAGAAATATGAATTAACAGCAGCTAAATTAGTGGCAATGGTTAAGGAAAATATGTAGTAATTTTATGGGAGGACTGGCACTAAAACTCCTTTAGGTCAGTCCTCATCTTTATACTGAGGGAAAATTTTAAATGATGAGGTGACTATGAATAATATTAATTTAATGCAAATGGAAAAAAATACAACAAAAAATAAGGTACAGATAAAAAAGACTACTTTTATACTTACAATTTTGTCCTTTATCATTTTAAATTTTTTCTTAGCTTTTTTTATCAATGTAGATTCTGTAAAGAAGAAAGCTGAAGCAGAGTATTTTTTTACAGCAGATTTTCAGAAAAATGTATCTGATGAGAAAAAAGAAAAATTAGAAATAGAAATATTGAAATTAGAAGGGGTAAAAAGAGTAAGATATATATCTAAAGAGGAAGCTTTCCAAAAATTACAATATCAATTAGATGTAGCTATACCTAAGGCAGAGAATCCACTTTCTGATAGCTTGGTAATATTTTTTGATAAACCATCAAATATA
This window of the Candidatus Fusobacterium pullicola genome carries:
- a CDS encoding transketolase family protein encodes the protein MSKKSTRQAYGEALVELGQINKDVVVLDADLTKSTKTNLFQEKFPERHFNVGIAEADLIGTAAGLATCGKVAFASTFAMFAAGRGFEQIRNTVAYPKLNVKIAPTHAGISVGEDGGSHQSVEDIALMRSIPGMVVLSPADAVETKKMVFAAAEYNGPVYIRMGRLDVDTIFDEATYDFQIGIANTLRDGKDVTIAATGLMTAEALKAADILAQEGISVRVINVGTIKPLDGETILKAAQETKFIITAEEHSVIGGLGSAVSEFLSEVHPTKVKKLGIYDKFGQSGKANELLEKYELTAAKLVAMVKENM
- a CDS encoding transketolase, with translation MRDIKNLELKATNIRKSIVKMICEAKSGHPGGSLSAADILTALYFSEMNIDPANPKMENRDRFVLSKGHAAPALYATLAERGYFNKEGLMTLRQYGSIFQGHPDMKKVPGVEISTGSLGQGLSVANGMALNARISGLSYRTYIILGDGELQEGQVWEAAMTAAHYKLDNVCAFLDFNNLQIDGNVDKVMGVEPVDAKWEAFGWNVIKIDGHNFEEILNALDEAKKVKGKPTIIIAKTVKGKGVSFMENVCGFHGVAPTKEETEKALAELGGNN